The genomic region aaaatgattggtTGCTTCATATCTAGAGCAGTAGTTATGTAGTTATGCTTTATTTGTTAATGCAGATGATCAGTGATAGAGAATCAACTGGTAAACTTTGCTTCTTTGTCACGAGGCCATATTTGGAACAGACGAGAAACTTGaagttctttttgatttttaataaatcattgtttttatttatcaacTACTTTTGTTGCCTGTTGGTATCTTTAAAGTTTTGATGCTGTTTTAGTTGTATGATTTTCTATCTAATGTTTCACTTCTCATTAAATTGTGGATTTAAGTTTAGATGTATATATCTGGGTTTAAATTGGGTGGCAGTTTTGTTCCATGGGATCAAGTCCTCaaattcttttacttttttatggCTATTGCTAATATGTTGTTCTAACAAGAACATTCACCCTTTGTGTTATTTGTGAATTTTCTTAGCATTtgttgttttcatatttttctttttattatataattcctTGTTTTTACATTTAAGTGTTTAACTTTTGTCAGGTAGACTCATTACTGGACAGTGTAAAATGGGATACCAAAGGTTTGGTTGTGGCAATAGCTCAGAATGTTGACACAGGGGCCATATTAATGCAAGGTTTTGCCAACAGAGAAGCAATAGCTACAACTATATCTTCTCGAAAGGCCACATTCTATAGCCGATCACGATCTACATTGTGGACCAAAGGAGAAACctctaataattttatcaatgttCACGATGTCTTTATTGATTGTGATCGTGATTCTGTAAGCACTTCCTTTTTTTCTCATtggattatttaatttttccttttccttttggtATCACAAGGTATGTTGATTACTTTTTCTCTGTTAACTACTCTTCTCAGATAATATACCTGGGAAAACCTGATGGGCCTACCTGCCACACAGGGGCAGAAACATGCTATTATACATCAGTTTTTGACTTGTTAAAGCAGCAAGAGGTAACTTCAATCAATTATGAACATATTATTGCCTTGCTTTCATTTAGAGAAAGTTCAGCAATATTCAGATTGGTTTGGGTTATCTATTACAGGCTGAGGAAAATAAATTGGCATTAACCTCTTTGTATGCATTAGAGTCAACAATCTCGCAACGGAAAACAGAGttaataggagaaaatgaaaaGCCTTCATGGACAAAGCGATTATTGCTTAATGATAAGTTGCTATGCTCTAAAATCAGGTTGTGTATATCTGTCATGTTATTATGTTGCTTTGGAATTTAAAGGGGAAGAAAAAtccttttcttccctttttgtccccaaaatatgtttttcagtCATTACAAAGCCTTTGTAGCTGATAAAATTGATACTGCATATATGCGTTTTACTTGGAATGccacttttattataattcacTTTGCTTGGAGGAAAAATATGGATTTAACGATTGTTTTTTAAGATCTCAGACTGTAATTGTATCTTTCTACCTGCAGAGAAGAGGCAAACGAGTTGTGTCAAACTCTAGAGAACAATGAGGACGAGAAACGTACGGCTTCAGAGATGGCTGATGTACTCTATCATGCCATGGTTCTGTTGGCAAAGAAAGGTGTCAAAATAGAAGATGTTTTGCAGGTTCTTCGTCTGAGATTTTCCCAATCTGGTATTGAGGAGAAGAAAAGTCGTGTATCCCAGAAATCAGTGGATGATTGAATGTTCTGTCAACTCTGTATCTCAAACAATATATTTAGCTTTCGGCCTCATAGCCAGATGCACCATTCGTGTTCTTATCGGTGGGACTATGCTGAATAGGGTAACATTGTTAAATAGTGTAGAGAATGTCGAGAACACCATGTAACTGTTATCCTCTCATTTTTGCAGAATTCAGTTTTACACTTTAAATAAAAGGTTTAGTTAATTGTATTGCTTGCATCATGCTTATGCGTAGCAAACTGCAAGTCTGTAATGCACTAAGCCCTTAATTTTTGTCTCTTAGTTATTTGCTCAAGTATCTTTTAAAGTTGagtagaattgattttgaaccGTTAAATGTAGTTAGATGCGTTAGAACTATATTAGTACCCATTGCACTTATGGAATAGATGTTCTAGAATATAATTggcatttattaaaaataactattttggcATACAGTTCTAATATTCTGAAACAGGCATtccattttacttttttggacTTCCCATTAGACTTACGAAGTGTTTTCTTAATAAGGAGATGCTTGTAGTAAAACAATGGATGCAGGTAGCAAAAGGcccaaataattaataaaacaagACAATTATTAGATATACCTCACCATTTTACTTATGTACCtccttttacttattttataacTTGTTTTCTCAAAAATACCCTTTCTTTTTTCCAATGCACCCCTTATGCTTATGCAATTTTGCAGTGTTGTGACATACCTAAGATGTATATCAATTAGGTGGAGGATTTTCTCTGATAgtggtttcttcattttgggTATGTGTTCAGTGAATTGGGAATTAGGGAAGATGTGATCGCAAAGGATCATCATCTCTCTAACAATGAATGTCTTGAGGGAGATCTTAATTGCCTCTAACTAACTCTTGATTTTTAATTCAAGAACTTCCGGTGACCGCTAatgatgttatatatattttgggtTCTTTCAAAACAGATGCTAATATTTAGCTTTATAACATATGCATTGCCTTTGTGGTTGTAAAAGAGAGGTGACTCTGTGATATACAGAGTAACATAGTTTCCGCAATGGAAAAATGGatatttacaaaaagaaaaaagagtagAAACGAAGATctataattgaaaaatgaagaGACATATCAAACAATTGCCTAATCTTAATTTAACATTGAAGGGTTCCAATTTTTTGACCAAGAAGGGGCTGTGCAAGAGAGGAGGGGAGGAGAAGAAGAGTATTGCAACCCACAAGGGAAGAAGGAAGGAGAAGGAGGTATCGTAAGGGATCAAGGGGGTCCGCCTGAAGGGGGAGGTGATCGATTCTGGTTTGAGAAATATTTGGGAAAATATTTTAAGGGTAATGTAGGAAAAACAATCATAAAATTGGGTAAGGGAGGTATGTGTATCAATAGCCCAATAGCAAAAGTCCAATCTAGCCCAATATTCTTCAGCAACTACCCAATCCACAGGCCCAAGCAAATCAAAAGGGGCCTTCCAACAATAATTTGCAGCAAATTAAACTTGTACTTTTCGGTGCCAGAGATGTTATGAAGTAAAATCTAGTAGACAGCCGCATTTGCATACGAAAGCCTTTTGATTTGAGGTCCCCAGTTAGGATTACACCTCTGATTCTCCAGCTACATAGAATTTCAATTCATGTGACACATGTTTTTGGTATCCAGCTATGTTCAATGACTTCTAAGTTTCAACAACCTAGCCAATTAAcgggaaaaaattaataaatataaaatagaagagaaaGGGGTTCTGGCTAGCAATCATCGAGCGTAATGAAAGGGAATAATGTTGCTTGTATTTGTGGTAGTGAGGTCTCGTCTAAAAATCTGATGAGTCATTAATGGGTACATAAAGTAATGCTCAAAGtttcaaatccattttaaaTACACACAAATAAATGTGATTGGTTAATAGTACTAAACCATTATTAAAATGGGTTGCACCAacttatcatcatcatcaatgtTTCACTCATTCAACtcaataatttatatacaaatcttatttatttatttatttgggggTGTGAGAAGGAGGTTCTCCAGATAAGCTACATCATCACTTTTGTAATGGTGGAAACACATTGTGTTCAAacagttgcaaaaaaaaaaaaaaaatgtgaaaagcaaaggaagaagaaaaggaaaacagtGACACAGGTTAGTAACTTGGGGTAATCAGGTATTCTACGTCACCGATCTAAAGATGTGATCTTTGTGGGGTTGGGACGATTTATACGGTCTGAAAAGTTTGGAGGAAATAATGTCAATTGAGTTTATTTACTGTTAGGTGAGGCGTGTAACACAGAATGGCAAAAGGCCAGTGAGTCTATAACAGGCAAAACcagttaaataaatatatactgACACTTGGCCACTGATGCCAGTTTTAAAGAGACCAAACCAAACCTAAACTATTTAGTTTTGTATTGCAAAATGGACTTTGCATCAGAAAGGGTAGTACTAAATCATTGTGCCTCAATAATTTTGGACGTTGACATTATGTAATTAAAGGGGTGGTTTACTGGTTACTGCATTATTATCCTTCTATATATTGTGTTATTGATCATATCATTGCGTCCCTATTGTCTTGCTTTCATCAAGTCTATGAATCtttcaaatcaaaattaatcatGCCATTTGTTTCGTTCACATTGGTGCCAATACTCACCCTCTgcctttttcctttgtttttcttttggtcaattaacaaaaaaaaaaaagaggaaaaaaattaagattacaATGATCGGTCTTTTTAAATGACAATTGTCAAATCAATCCATGAAATTATAATGACTTGTCATTTTAATTCTAGAAATTGAGATGAGAAAATTAGTCTCTTTAATTGACAAGTGTTGGTCATTTCAGCTCTTTAATCATtagttaattttgatctaattgtCAAGATCAAATTCATTGATAGGCAGATGGTTATTATCAAACTTAAAATTTGGTGAGATTAGGAATCAAATTGAccataatgtaaatttttaaagaaaaaaattgatgatgGTAATATAATAGTAATACCAATTTCAAGAACTAGATTGATGTTTTACTACTTGTGAATATTCTTTGTTAGTTGGTTGGTTTACTAAGTGCAACCCCTACGGCCTGGACTGCTACAATTCTGAACGGTTCTTGACTTCTTGTAATCATCATGGTAATCATCATCACCCCATCATATAATATATGTTTCCATTGCAATGACAAAGAACAAATGATATTAAAGAATAATTGATGAGAATCCGAAGAAGTGTGCTGTTAGAAACGGGAATAAACAAAAGCTTAAAGTAGCAGAACCGTAGAGTTTGCCGTTACATATTCCTTGCTTTTTGTCCTAAATTCCATTCACTTATCGGACTAACATAAtcctttatataaaatattatttcacacacacatataaaaaTACTCAGTAGGAGCAACGTCAACATAGCTGGCTGGTGGGGCACAACAACCCCACAAAGAACAAGCCACAACTTTGAATCTCCCTCTCTCACCCTTTtggtattgtatttttttaatcttttttttacaaattcacATGTATCTTTTTACCCAAGACAATTATGTTCTAAGATGACttgtaaatatttaatgtagCTGTAGTTGTATGCTTAAGATACTTACTTGAGACTGGTTAAGTTGGAGCAACCTGGTATCAATGATCTGCTGCTCTGAAGATGGTGGTGTTGTGTCGTATTTGTGTTTGCACATATGAAATGTGAAGACAACTATGTTTAAGTTAGATAGAAGTAAAACTTTTATAGTATTATAAGCGacattacaaaatatttaacacaattaATTCAGATACTTACTACCACTCAGAGATTCATTACTGTTAAACTGAAATCACCTCGTGTCAGTTGATCTAGGTGGCGTTGTGTCGTGTCCTATTTGTGTTTGGGCAtgagaaaagtgaaaaataaaacgaAGATACACGATCTTAGTCATTTTACTCTTGCAATGTACTGTGTCTCCTggctctccctttttttttttcttttctctgtttGTGCTGTTGCAGCAGTGTGAATCTGTTACAGCTTAGATGCCCTGTACACGACACAGAAAAATAAATCCCAATTCAACTTGCGGTACCAGACAACAATTATGCCACTTTACagcccacaaaaaaaaaaaaagaaaaaaaaagattattttttggcccttctctctctctctctctctctgtcactctctctctctcttgattTCTCTCTCTTGACTGCATTCCCCTCTCCCAAGTCTTGTGCTTCAATTCTAGTCAGCTTGTATTGAATTTCCCTTCAGCTGGAGTCGAACCATCAATCAAAAGAATATAAAGGGTCCCTTGTTTTTGTTTAgatgtatatacatacatacatatatatatatatatatatatatatatatataaataaatatatataacactacTACTATGTGTATATTTATGGTGATGATTTTGAATTGGGGTGTTTGGTGGAGGTGGTAATAAACCTGATAGTGTGTTGTGTCTGTCGGCGCAAGGTCACTTTCTGTCGGCATTGTCTGTATCCACTATCCAACGATGATACACTtctgagagaaagaaagagagagaaaaaaaagagtatttttttcttaataaaagtaCAACGAAGATAGAGAGGTTTTAGTTTTACTTCTGGGTTTTCATTGCTTACAGAGTGGCATTACCTTTCAGGGAGCATATTCATATCAGCCCTTGACCTTGTCTTTGGAGCCAAGCCAAACTGAGACTTCAACAAGAGTTTCTTCTGATCTGAAgggtctttttttaatttttattttttggtttttgatttTGATGCTCCAAAACCCCACTTTCCATATTTGCATCTTGTGTGGAAAGCCTTGGGTTTGGTTGTGAGATTTGTGTTTGAGAGGGTGGAGAATTGGTTCATATGAGGGAAGAAGGTGGAGGGGTTTTTTGGGTCAATCTTGATTTCCGTGAGTGGCATTGGAAGCTCCTTCAAAGTGTCATTGGTAAATGAAGCTCAGGCTTTCTGAGATCCTGCCTCATTATTTGTCTCGTGATATAGGTCTGGAGATTTGACAAAAAAGTAACTCACTTTATTCTATTTGTTGTTCCTTCCATTCCATTCTgcctttatcttatttatttaattttttagatttcaATTATGTGTAGAGCAGATACGATGTTATTTAGCAAGATCCAATTTTATCAGCCTGCATGACATGCATTTTGCTGGGTTTCCTAAATTTTTTCCAATTTATGCTGCTGACATTAGCTTGGCACTAATTATCAATTTCACAAGCAACCCTATAGGATATAATCTTCTTTTAGTCCAGCATTAtcattatattcaattttttttagtttttccacTTGCATTCTTAACTGCATGCCTTCTGCTAAGTCCTGTCCTTTGCAATCTTGTGTCAACATTCCATTTTGTTTGAACTCTAAGTCACTTTACGGTTCTTAAGTTTTTTGCATTCTTAACTGTGTCTATCTCCTTTCTTTTGAAGCACATTATATTCACACTTCACAGATTGTGATGGTCTTTTGCTGTTCTTTGGACTCCAGGTttcatgtataataataattcatataaatttGTACAGCATAAGTGAAGGGATTCCCACACCAGATGTCAAGTACTCTTGCAGCAATATTTGGAGGAGCTGCAGGAGCCGTGGCATTGGTAGGGATTGCTATAATACTTATATGGTTTTGTTTGTCTCGCCAAAGGAATGTTTCTAGGACTTCAGAGACAGGGTCCTCTGATCCTTCCCAAGGTAATCACATCTCACATGCATGTATTAGATGAACAAATGTATTCTGTGATGAATAATTTTCCTAAAGTGATGCAAATAATTAAATTCCATTGCTTGCAGTAGGAAGGCATGGTGCAATGGAGTTGCCTATACGAGATACTAGGCGGTTTGAGATGGAAGAACTATCTCTGGccacaaaaaatttcagtgaCAAGAATTTGATTGGAGAAGGGAAATTTGGAGAGGTATACAAGGGTTTACTGCAAGATGGGATGCTTGTAGCTATCAAAAAACGCCGTGGACTTGCTAGTCAAGAATTTGTTGATGAGGTAATGCTCAATTTCATGCTCTAAAATATGATTGTATGAGATACTATGAGAATGAAATGTAAGTCCTTGATGAATTTCTTTAGAGATGATTACTGATTAGTCGCTAAATTGTTTTTCCTTGATCTGTTTCTTGTGATTTTAAAAGGATGCCCTCTTTCTCTCTATATCTTACTTCTGAAGTCCTTTTTCTGACCCTTGTCTGTTTCTGCTTCAGAATTTAGAGTAGAGTTCTATAGTAAATGCCATTTAGTTTCATCCATCATTTGATTCAGAAAGTTGAATCTTTCTTTGCCCCTTAATTCACTCAAATGTGTTCAGTCATGTCTGAATAAAGTCTTACAAATATATGTGAGCATAATCAGTATTTCTATCTCAGTTCTTTTTGTGTGGCTGGCAATTGCATACATCATATAGTCTTAAATACTTGTATCCCTTATGGTTCATTCTCTTGCTTTGATCTAACATGACTTCTACTTTAGGTACGCTATCTCTCATCTATTCACCACCGAAATCTTGTCAGTCTTTTAGGCTACTGCCAGGAGAACAATCTGCAGTTTCTTATATATGAATATGTGCCTAATGGAAGCGTCTCCAGTCACTTGTATGGTAAATTTCTGTATATCGGAAAAACTTCATTATCAATTGTATCTCCATTCAGATGATTCATAGTTATAACTGATACCCATAGTACTGTTATTATGTGCTTCATGTTTGCTGCATGTATAACAGTGTTTTACTGTGTAATGTTGTGTGTCAAGGATGACCACACTGAGCCTTTATTTATACCGAGCAAATATGATCAATATTGATTATATAGGATCGATCTAATAATGAGTAATAAGGACTAAATCACTAATTACTATCTAATCATAAATATCAGAATAATATGTAATCTTAACCGCACACATGCAAAACTGAGTTGCATTATACTACATTTCATAAAATTTCTTGTGTCTAGTTTTAGCTAAATGAGTCCTTTCTTAAAGCTCATGGTTGTGACTTTGGTTTTCCTTTGCAGGCGCTGGTCAACAACCGCGAGAGAAGCTAGAATTCAAGCATAGACTTCCAATAGCTCAAGGTGCAGCTAAAGGTGATCCTTTGCAAAATCAGTGAGCATTTGTGGCTTTCCTGGTATcagttttcttctcttttagataaaaatatcCAAGTATCTTAATGGATCCCACAAATTGTTTTTGTAAGCCATTCTAGAACTTTCAGTTATTTGGCAATAGCTTCTCTTGCATAAAGCCATGAGGAACTTGTTCCTGATTTTCAAATGCTCATTCATACTATTCTATGCAGGTTTGGCTCATCTTCACTCTTTGAGTCCCCGTTTGGTGCATAAGAATTTCAAAACAGCTAATGTTCTTGTGGATGAAAACTTCATTGCTAAGGTGGCAGATGCTGGACTTCGCAATTTTTTGGGGAGAGTTGACATTGCAGGCTCCTCTTCTCAAGTGGCAACAGATGAAATATTTCTTGCATCAGAGTAATATATAGCTCTAAAGCTCATGAATGATTTGTGTTGTCCTGGTTATGCATgcatttattttcctttatctATGCACACCATGCCCTGCAGGGTGAGAGAGTTCAGACGATTTTCTGAAAAGAGCGATGTATACAGCTTTGGGGTGTTTTTGCTGGAGTTGTTAAGTGGGAAACAAGCAACAGAATCACCATTTCCGGACTCTAATCAAAATCTGGTTGAATGGGTATGTGATTATTTTCTAGAGTTTAGTTTCTATATATCATCACCGTGTAACTGTCAATTAATCAGAAATCATGTCAGGAATGACTTTTAAGatagttattataatttgtaaaagtaaataaaattaccCTATACAAcgattttttattggttaacagCATAAAAACCCTTTACACTATCCATGCATATAGTATATACTCTATTTTCTAACATCTTAAGATGCAAGGTGGCATTCACACAATTTAGTTTTGGGGGCACATGTTGAAAGTGTGTCATAGCTACTTTTCATGATGTGCTTTGTGCTTCTATGTGATTGATTTTGTGTTCTCTTTTTCCTCTCCATAATAAAGGTGCTAAGTAATCAAGACCGTGGCATGATGTCTTACATCATTGATAGAAGATTGGAGAGTAGTTTTACAGCTGAGGGAATGGAAGAGTACATCATGCTCATAATTAGATGCTTAGATCCTTCAAGTGAGAGGCGACCTGCCATGAGCTATGTGGAAATGGAACTTGTTCGGATCCTAGACAAGGAAATGAACTTGACAACAATCATGGGAGAAGGAACCCCTACTGTGACTCTTGGAAGTCAATTAttcaaatcaacaaaataaaaataaaaagagggtATTGTTGTCTTAAATTGTTacgtattatatattatatactataTTTGTGCATTATATCTttgctttattatttttcccCCTCGGTGCATACCAGAGAATAGGGCCAGCTGCTTCCTAAGTGTATAAAGAGCAGTTGTATCCCCTCTATTCATCCTCCCcctctatttttcttctctttttttatcaatgggCCAGTGAAAAGCtgtattcttttctttcttttccttttttcttcctgATTTTTTCCTTCATAAATGTATCAGATCTCTTGTAAACCATTATTTGTTGTTAATATGACAGTGAAGATTGGGTTGGTGTGGTTGACTGTATCAGTTTTACACGTTCCTTCTGTCCAATGTAAACATTTTCTGATTTCATTAATTATGCTACAACTCAAATTCAAActatattttccttctttttttatcatcaaatggTTCTCCCTCCTTTTGGAAAAGGAGATGGGGATGGGTTAAGTTactgaaaaggaaaaatatatttgcacACCTCAAATGCTAGTTAATACTTAGTGAGAGAGAATATAAGTATGATCAGTGATATAATTGtaataggagaaaaaaaaataaaatgagagatATTGATGGAGtgtttaaatattattgttagACTGAAAATATTGGGATTTAATGTCAGTCTTCATTTTCAGTACCAAACGTTGCTTGCCATGTGTGATTTGGCACTCTTGTCCTTTAATTATGCCCGTAACCAAGAATACCTTAACCTCCTACATGTTTGATGATAAGTGATTAAAATACAACTTTTCTAAACTAAAGTGTGAAAATTGAAAAGTAAAT from Glycine soja cultivar W05 chromosome 16, ASM419377v2, whole genome shotgun sequence harbors:
- the LOC114391168 gene encoding histidine biosynthesis bifunctional protein hisIE, chloroplastic, with translation MAVSYVHMLQCNRGFHKGNLSYPNCSYKARRSHRLVFASMHTPEPKVDSLLDSVKWDTKGLVVAIAQNVDTGAILMQGFANREAIATTISSRKATFYSRSRSTLWTKGETSNNFINVHDVFIDCDRDSIIYLGKPDGPTCHTGAETCYYTSVFDLLKQQEAEENKLALTSLYALESTISQRKTELIGENEKPSWTKRLLLNDKLLCSKIREEANELCQTLENNEDEKRTASEMADVLYHAMVLLAKKGVKIEDVLQVLRLRFSQSGIEEKKSRVSQKSVDD
- the LOC114390894 gene encoding putative serine/threonine-protein kinase isoform X2, with product MSSTLAAIFGGAAGAVALVGIAIILIWFCLSRQRNVSRTSETGSSDPSQGRHGAMELPIRDTRRFEMEELSLATKNFSDKNLIGEGKFGEVYKGLLQDGMLVAIKKRRGLASQEFVDEVRYLSSIHHRNLVSLLGYCQENNLQFLIYEYVPNGSVSSHLYGAGQQPREKLEFKHRLPIAQGAAKGLAHLHSLSPRLVHKNFKTANVLVDENFIAKVADAGLRNFLGRVDIAGSSSQVATDEIFLASEVREFRRFSEKSDVYSFGVFLLELLSGKQATESPFPDSNQNLVEWVLSNQDRGMMSYIIDRRLESSFTAEGMEEYIMLIIRCLDPSSERRPAMSYVEMELVRILDKEMNLTTIMGEGTPTVTLGSQLFKSTK
- the LOC114390894 gene encoding putative serine/threonine-protein kinase isoform X1, translating into MSSTLAAIFGGAAGAVALVGIAIILIWFCLSRQRNVSRTSETGSSDPSQVGRHGAMELPIRDTRRFEMEELSLATKNFSDKNLIGEGKFGEVYKGLLQDGMLVAIKKRRGLASQEFVDEVRYLSSIHHRNLVSLLGYCQENNLQFLIYEYVPNGSVSSHLYGAGQQPREKLEFKHRLPIAQGAAKGLAHLHSLSPRLVHKNFKTANVLVDENFIAKVADAGLRNFLGRVDIAGSSSQVATDEIFLASEVREFRRFSEKSDVYSFGVFLLELLSGKQATESPFPDSNQNLVEWVLSNQDRGMMSYIIDRRLESSFTAEGMEEYIMLIIRCLDPSSERRPAMSYVEMELVRILDKEMNLTTIMGEGTPTVTLGSQLFKSTK